A single genomic interval of Candidatus Micrarchaeota archaeon harbors:
- a CDS encoding class I SAM-dependent methyltransferase, with amino-acid sequence MTIYNQPLYYEIAFNFVDVKKQVDLFEKFIRKYSKVKVKTVLDIACGPSLQLRELAKRGYKAVGLDISSQMLDYLKQRAKEEGVEIETIKADMINFKLKNKVDFAFIMMGSFKFKNNEELLRHLNCVSNSLKRGGLYLIENMELDWLNFKPQRWLMKKDGIKVKTTYKVIPKDPISQTSEENIILEVNDHGKKLKFVEKRTVKHVCPQEFLTLVKLNNKFEFLGWFERFKFKRLKKGNMNNIVLLRKK; translated from the coding sequence ATGACAATATATAATCAACCACTTTACTATGAAATTGCGTTTAATTTTGTTGATGTGAAAAAACAAGTGGATTTGTTCGAAAAGTTCATTAGAAAATATAGTAAAGTAAAAGTGAAAACAGTTTTGGATATCGCCTGCGGGCCTAGTCTACAGTTAAGAGAGTTGGCAAAAAGAGGTTATAAAGCAGTTGGTCTAGATATAAGTTCACAAATGTTGGATTATCTAAAGCAAAGAGCAAAGGAAGAAGGGGTAGAAATAGAAACTATTAAAGCAGATATGATAAATTTTAAATTGAAAAACAAAGTTGATTTTGCTTTCATAATGATGGGTTCTTTTAAGTTCAAAAATAATGAAGAACTCCTGAGACATTTGAATTGTGTTTCTAACTCCCTTAAAAGAGGTGGTCTCTATTTAATTGAGAATATGGAACTGGATTGGTTAAATTTTAAGCCTCAACGTTGGCTCATGAAAAAAGATGGAATTAAAGTTAAAACAACATATAAGGTGATACCAAAGGATCCGATCTCTCAAACTTCTGAAGAAAATATCATTCTAGAAGTTAACGACCATGGTAAAAAACTTAAATTCGTTGAAAAAAGAACCGTGAAACATGTCTGCCCTCAAGAATTTTTAACTCTAGTTAAACTGAACAATAAGTTTGAATTTCTTGGTTGGTTTGAACGTTTCAAATTTAAAAGGTTGAAAAAAGGCAATATGAACAACATTGTTCTTTTACGTAAAAAATAA
- the pyrH gene encoding UMP kinase — protein sequence MEPAIISLGGSVLFPGKGRGRCFNPIAIDEDLLFRFGDLLKKIPIQLGIVVGGGAPAREYISIAKRITDNPKDLDRVGIEATITNAQLVAVALNKYELDVNDEIPRSIEEAVQMFGVHKCVVMGGTEPGQTTDAVAVKLAVASGIGKVINISRADAIYSEDPTKNPNAKRFRKMNYKMLEDVILKSTYRPGQKLVFDQLATTLARAHNIELHFVGTVDDLEKALLGKRHNGTVVKENI from the coding sequence ATGGAACCAGCTATCATATCATTAGGGGGAAGCGTGCTGTTCCCCGGGAAGGGAAGAGGCAGATGTTTCAATCCGATAGCGATAGACGAAGATTTGCTTTTCAGGTTTGGAGACCTGTTGAAGAAGATACCTATTCAATTGGGAATAGTGGTGGGCGGTGGCGCACCTGCACGAGAGTACATCTCGATAGCAAAACGGATTACCGATAATCCTAAAGACCTTGACAGGGTAGGTATTGAAGCGACCATTACAAACGCGCAGTTGGTTGCTGTTGCTCTTAATAAATATGAACTCGATGTTAATGATGAGATCCCCAGGTCGATAGAGGAAGCGGTTCAAATGTTTGGAGTACACAAGTGCGTTGTAATGGGAGGAACAGAACCAGGTCAAACCACCGATGCCGTTGCCGTAAAACTTGCTGTCGCTTCCGGAATAGGTAAAGTCATAAACATCAGCAGGGCAGATGCCATATATTCGGAAGATCCGACCAAGAACCCGAATGCTAAACGGTTTAGAAAGATGAACTACAAAATGTTGGAGGATGTCATCCTGAAATCAACATACCGGCCGGGGCAGAAGTTAGTATTCGATCAGTTGGCAACAACCCTTGCAAGGGCGCACAACATCGAGCTCCACTTTGTCGGAACAGTTGACGACCTCGAAAAGGCGCTTCTTGGTAAAAGACACAACGGAACTGTTGTAAAAGAAAACATCTGA
- a CDS encoding Hsp20/alpha crystallin family protein, which yields MKHDDDFEDELEREFRRIRKLMKSMLEDLFDDDMFMIDEDVKRRMNKPFSKVYGFSVSIGPDGTPRIHEFGNVRPRRKREYAQVNNEREPLIDIFETKDNKISIIAEVPGVDKKDIDVRATEMYVTIKTNTGSKYRYYKRLRLPKRIDPSSGKATYKNGVLTLEFNILKDDETGKPRKLTIE from the coding sequence ATGAAGCACGATGACGATTTTGAGGATGAATTGGAACGTGAATTCCGTAGAATCCGTAAACTTATGAAGAGTATGTTGGAGGATCTTTTCGATGATGACATGTTTATGATTGATGAAGATGTCAAAAGACGTATGAACAAACCATTCTCTAAAGTTTATGGGTTTTCTGTCAGTATCGGTCCAGACGGTACACCGAGGATCCACGAGTTCGGTAACGTTCGTCCCAGGAGGAAGCGCGAGTATGCTCAGGTTAATAACGAACGCGAACCGCTTATCGATATCTTCGAAACAAAGGATAATAAGATCTCGATAATAGCGGAGGTGCCGGGTGTGGATAAGAAGGATATCGATGTCCGTGCAACAGAGATGTACGTCACGATAAAAACAAACACCGGTTCAAAGTACAGGTACTACAAACGTCTCAGACTTCCGAAGAGGATAGACCCTTCTTCGGGTAAAGCAACCTATAAAAACGGCGTGCTTACATTGGAGTTTAACATTTTAAAAGATGATGAGACAGGCAAACCAAGAAAACTTACGATAGAATGA
- the smc gene encoding chromosome segregation protein SMC, with translation MNPLKTKSAELSIQNRRTRLKLLKINGFKSFKHAEIQLSHGFITIAGANGSGKSNIADSIRFVTGETSLKSLRARRSSDLVNHDSKEASVTLVFSAENKNFEIKRMIKPDGKNEYRINGKKVTRSAYLDLLHKYGLSVGFHNVIAQGQVERIIEMSPKERRTIVDNVAGIAEYEEKKAEAFKELEKVEAKINDAFIVLKEREGFIETLEQEKKDALRYLEAKEMYQRARATLLYNELKKVDRNYNRIVKRIEEFKKTSEELEEELEVLNEHIEKLSDEKQKVTKQINESGRKNELAAELENLKLEKQKVDVELERFREDAATVRKKIDSLTDERDRLTKELDELENKIDVAHLEIDKIDKNLPKMQIDENDIETVQKNIEKLTDKIVSIKEKVGRVDVRLENIDELIKLRRSELEKRTDKDIASLKSEKEELERDIRELQNEIDELFQQEKEINKKLPELDKKLLSLKEKAAELRPFVKGLGASPVTTFIRELIAQGKIKGLYGLVEDVISFDDEYADAVVSAAGSRLQYVIVEDVDTATKVIELLKKNKIGRTTFIPLTRKVRGETIPQEVKRHDGFVSALIEQVRFDPKFYPALEYVFGSTIIVKDTESAKQLGLGKYRMVTMDGIVFERSGVLVGGANVSAASITARRRLESTERMIEEVTNHRKTLYSQLEALRSSITSLRKKRTMKELKLKEIETELKHYSSMMQQEEERRIKTENMIKKLENEKKELTKQKAELLSRLKDLENEKQEMQTALEEAKKRVNDVRERREKEFKELLDRKSKLMGQLESYKKEYELKKNRLNEVKTEIKQSTETLRMCKVKIEELSRKQSKLSDAIHEVENELSSMDEELKGLWDELNKLNEQIGEASLQKGKLQQELDKLKDKIKDLEIEKATESTRLADLKAEFEAYREVPLIEADEKKLKELLTVNEKILKELEGNVNLKAPEMYDKKKQELDEIKEKIKTLQNEKDSVVMMINEIESKKRRIFMEVFTKVNENFKKLFKYIFEGEGTLVLSKPSDPLNSALHIRVRSGNREKYLEAMSGGEKSLLALIFLFSLQMTNPSPFYILDEAEAALDKENSKKMAELIRNMSKNSQFIVITHNDEVLRVADVAFGVSRTQKGSVVVGIQLNTIKEKGS, from the coding sequence ATGAATCCTTTGAAAACAAAATCTGCAGAACTAAGCATACAGAACCGCAGGACACGACTAAAACTGCTCAAAATCAATGGGTTCAAATCGTTTAAACATGCTGAAATCCAACTTTCTCACGGGTTCATTACGATAGCGGGGGCCAACGGAAGTGGTAAATCCAACATAGCGGATTCTATACGGTTCGTTACCGGCGAAACAAGTTTGAAATCGTTGCGTGCAAGACGTTCTTCCGACCTAGTAAACCACGATTCGAAGGAGGCCTCTGTAACCCTCGTTTTTTCCGCGGAGAACAAAAATTTTGAAATAAAAAGAATGATCAAACCAGACGGCAAGAATGAATATCGGATTAACGGAAAAAAGGTAACAAGGTCTGCATACCTAGACCTGTTACATAAATACGGTTTGTCGGTAGGGTTTCATAACGTAATTGCTCAGGGGCAGGTAGAAAGGATCATCGAAATGTCTCCAAAGGAGAGGAGAACCATCGTGGACAACGTAGCAGGGATAGCAGAATATGAAGAAAAAAAGGCAGAGGCATTTAAAGAACTGGAAAAGGTCGAGGCAAAGATCAACGACGCGTTCATCGTTTTAAAGGAAAGGGAAGGGTTCATTGAAACGTTGGAGCAGGAGAAAAAGGATGCGTTAAGATATCTCGAAGCCAAAGAGATGTATCAAAGGGCGCGTGCCACGCTTCTTTATAACGAATTGAAAAAAGTCGATAGAAACTATAACAGAATTGTAAAGAGGATCGAAGAGTTCAAAAAAACTTCAGAGGAACTGGAAGAGGAACTGGAAGTACTGAATGAACATATCGAAAAGTTGAGCGATGAAAAACAGAAGGTCACTAAACAGATAAACGAATCGGGAAGAAAAAACGAACTTGCCGCAGAACTGGAAAATCTAAAACTGGAAAAACAAAAGGTAGATGTAGAACTAGAGCGCTTCAGAGAGGACGCTGCGACGGTGCGAAAAAAGATTGACTCCCTGACAGACGAACGCGACAGATTGACTAAAGAACTTGACGAATTAGAAAACAAGATAGACGTAGCCCATCTGGAAATAGATAAGATTGATAAAAATCTTCCGAAGATGCAGATCGACGAAAACGATATCGAAACTGTTCAGAAGAACATCGAAAAGCTAACAGATAAAATCGTCAGTATTAAAGAGAAGGTCGGACGTGTTGATGTGCGACTCGAGAATATCGATGAACTTATTAAGCTTAGACGGTCGGAACTTGAAAAACGCACGGATAAAGATATTGCTTCTTTAAAATCTGAAAAGGAAGAATTGGAGAGAGACATCCGTGAACTACAAAACGAGATAGACGAACTCTTCCAACAAGAAAAAGAGATAAACAAAAAACTTCCCGAATTAGACAAAAAACTGTTATCGTTAAAAGAAAAAGCGGCCGAACTCAGACCTTTTGTCAAAGGGTTGGGTGCTTCACCGGTGACAACGTTTATCCGGGAACTCATCGCCCAAGGTAAAATAAAAGGCTTGTACGGTCTCGTTGAGGATGTAATATCTTTTGATGACGAATATGCGGATGCGGTTGTTTCTGCAGCAGGCAGTAGGTTACAGTATGTGATCGTAGAGGATGTTGATACAGCCACAAAAGTAATCGAACTCCTTAAAAAGAACAAAATCGGAAGAACAACGTTTATACCTCTAACCAGAAAGGTACGCGGCGAAACGATCCCACAAGAAGTTAAGAGACATGACGGATTCGTAAGTGCGTTGATAGAACAGGTCCGATTTGATCCGAAATTCTATCCAGCATTGGAATACGTATTCGGTTCGACCATAATCGTGAAAGATACGGAATCAGCCAAACAGTTGGGGTTGGGTAAATATAGAATGGTTACGATGGATGGAATCGTTTTCGAAAGGTCTGGCGTACTTGTCGGTGGTGCAAACGTTTCTGCTGCTTCCATAACTGCAAGGAGGCGTCTAGAATCCACCGAAAGGATGATAGAAGAAGTAACCAACCATCGTAAGACATTGTACTCGCAACTTGAAGCACTGAGAAGTAGCATAACCTCACTAAGAAAGAAAAGGACGATGAAAGAATTGAAACTTAAAGAGATCGAGACAGAACTAAAACATTATTCTTCAATGATGCAACAGGAGGAAGAAAGACGAATTAAGACAGAAAACATGATTAAAAAACTCGAGAACGAAAAAAAAGAACTGACTAAACAGAAAGCGGAATTGTTAAGTCGGTTGAAAGATTTAGAAAACGAAAAACAGGAGATGCAAACAGCACTGGAAGAGGCTAAGAAAAGGGTTAATGATGTAAGAGAAAGGCGTGAAAAGGAATTCAAAGAACTGCTGGACAGAAAAAGTAAATTGATGGGTCAGCTTGAGTCCTACAAAAAGGAATACGAACTTAAGAAGAACAGGTTGAATGAGGTAAAAACAGAGATAAAACAATCGACCGAGACGCTCAGGATGTGCAAAGTAAAGATTGAAGAGTTGAGTAGAAAACAGTCAAAACTTTCTGATGCTATCCATGAGGTCGAAAACGAATTATCGTCAATGGATGAAGAACTGAAAGGACTGTGGGATGAACTCAATAAGTTGAACGAACAGATTGGGGAAGCCTCGTTACAGAAAGGTAAACTTCAGCAGGAGCTGGACAAACTCAAAGATAAAATTAAAGACCTGGAGATCGAGAAAGCGACCGAATCAACCCGGTTAGCAGATTTAAAAGCAGAATTTGAAGCATACCGAGAGGTCCCCTTGATAGAAGCAGACGAGAAGAAGTTGAAGGAACTGCTGACGGTCAACGAAAAGATATTGAAAGAACTGGAAGGCAATGTAAACCTTAAAGCACCGGAGATGTACGACAAGAAAAAGCAGGAACTTGACGAAATCAAAGAAAAGATCAAAACACTGCAAAACGAGAAAGATTCGGTAGTAATGATGATCAATGAGATAGAATCTAAAAAAAGAAGGATATTCATGGAAGTGTTTACTAAGGTTAATGAAAATTTCAAAAAACTGTTTAAGTACATATTCGAAGGAGAAGGGACGTTGGTCTTATCAAAACCTTCGGACCCGTTGAACAGTGCGTTGCACATACGTGTGAGAAGCGGTAATCGGGAAAAGTATCTGGAAGCAATGTCCGGCGGTGAAAAGTCTTTACTTGCGTTGATATTCCTGTTCTCTCTCCAGATGACCAATCCTTCACCGTTCTATATTCTTGACGAGGCAGAAGCCGCCCTTGACAAAGAGAACAGTAAGAAAATGGCTGAACTGATCAGGAACATGTCAAAGAATTCACAATTCATAGTGATCACTCACAACGACGAAGTGTTGCGTGTGGCGGATGTGGCATTCGGGGTCTCCAGAACACAAAAAGGGTCTGTGGTTGTTGGGATCCAACTCAATACGATTAAAGAGAAGGGTTCATAA
- a CDS encoding SdpI family protein, which yields MRWGYTVASGIVIFSFLISVYFFPYMPEEFASHWNACGEVDGYLPKFWGLFLIPFLLFGFLSVFIVIPRIDPMKANVKKFKNYYDGFIVLFFVFLLFIHIQMILWNLGIKISPNVTVPIGLGALFFYVGILCENVERNRFIGIRTPWTLTNERVWKKTHRMAGRLFKIAGIFASIGIFFRNYAIIFVILPVFVVTIGLIIYSYTEYQKETGNEVDKRKHEQT from the coding sequence ATGAGATGGGGATATACGGTCGCCTCAGGAATAGTTATTTTTTCCTTCTTGATTAGTGTTTACTTCTTTCCTTACATGCCAGAAGAATTTGCTTCCCACTGGAACGCATGCGGAGAGGTTGACGGTTACCTACCTAAATTCTGGGGATTGTTCCTGATACCTTTTCTCCTTTTTGGGTTTTTGTCAGTTTTTATAGTTATCCCCAGGATTGACCCGATGAAAGCAAACGTAAAAAAGTTCAAAAATTATTACGATGGTTTTATTGTGTTGTTTTTCGTTTTTCTGCTGTTTATTCATATACAGATGATCTTATGGAACCTCGGCATCAAAATAAGTCCCAATGTAACTGTTCCGATAGGTCTTGGTGCATTGTTTTTCTATGTTGGTATTTTATGCGAAAATGTTGAGAGAAACCGGTTCATCGGAATAAGGACTCCTTGGACGCTGACCAACGAGAGAGTGTGGAAAAAGACGCACCGAATGGCTGGAAGGTTGTTTAAGATTGCAGGGATATTCGCTTCTATCGGAATATTCTTCCGGAATTATGCAATAATCTTTGTTATTCTCCCAGTATTTGTAGTAACTATCGGTCTGATCATCTATTCGTATACAGAATACCAAAAAGAAACCGGAAATGAAGTAGATAAAAGAAAACATGAACAAACCTGA
- a CDS encoding TIGR00270 family protein, translated as MEEELCEVCGRRKARYEAEIAGAVLHVCERCAKSGKIIRKLDESQHVPVYPTPANQHASLKEDEPEEELVEDYDVRIRNALKKLRITYHVLAERLNEKESFIERIVTGKAVPNESLGRRIEKELNIKLYEREEYVPVGHKKKKEEITLGDIIEVKRKNRK; from the coding sequence ATGGAAGAAGAGTTGTGCGAGGTCTGCGGACGTCGTAAAGCCAGGTATGAGGCTGAGATTGCAGGTGCGGTGCTCCATGTCTGTGAACGATGTGCAAAATCTGGTAAGATCATCAGAAAATTGGACGAGTCACAACACGTACCTGTCTATCCAACACCCGCCAATCAGCACGCATCTCTTAAAGAAGACGAACCTGAAGAGGAACTTGTAGAGGATTACGATGTCAGAATAAGAAATGCTCTGAAAAAACTCCGTATAACCTATCACGTATTGGCTGAACGTTTGAACGAAAAGGAATCGTTCATCGAACGTATTGTAACGGGAAAAGCGGTGCCTAACGAGTCTTTGGGTCGACGGATCGAAAAGGAATTAAACATTAAACTTTACGAAAGAGAAGAATACGTACCTGTTGGACACAAGAAGAAGAAAGAAGAGATAACTCTTGGTGATATAATCGAGGTCAAAAGGAAGAATCGTAAGTAA